From the Bacteroidia bacterium genome, one window contains:
- a CDS encoding peptidylprolyl isomerase, with the protein MSAKPETCTRIAAMALLGMLLFTPALHAQQGKAPKGSSKPTVLAKIGKYDLSLEEFERQYIRNNGGEAAAARSTNAERQEFLELLIKYRLKVHEARAKGYDKDAEIVKELQEYRNSLALPYFTERALIDPKIRELHELQKEEIRAAHVLVRVVNDSEGNPDTTAALNKALDILRQAREGVPFDTLAARHSDDRGTSEKGGDLLYFTAGMTLPAFDRAVYSLTKPGELYPTPVRTMFGYHVVKLIERRPSRGELQVSHILVRTNPDEPGDTTTALQKLNTIIDSIKQGHSFAELATRNSEDPGSAAKGGDLGWVTRRKFVPEFELVAFDLKEGELSRPVRTQFGWHVITITGERPPKSFEDAKQELKELYRRYSYEEDNKAFLQQIYDGYGITLKDDVLTQLKSSVDSTATTSAPGWYNNIDEKLRKAKVATFKGGGLTIDEAIRIIEKNQDLQSKPLNTRSLREVMELAAQKEVLRIETENLETRYPEFGSLMQEYQEGVLLFKAEQDAVWNQVKVEEERLKAFWEQHRSEYTWPDRVRFSEIFVTSDSVSKVLRDSLDKGVPFEELAERHTQRAGYNSKQGDWGLQPVDANELTRRVQGMQDGWVEGPHKFQYGYSIVKKTGKDQAREKTFEEAQSEVSSKFQEFESKRLESEWIEGLRKKYGVTVNNAVLEKAFGTLTQGRS; encoded by the coding sequence ATGTCAGCGAAACCTGAAACATGCACCCGTATCGCCGCAATGGCCCTGCTGGGAATGCTCCTGTTCACGCCGGCGCTGCATGCGCAGCAGGGAAAGGCGCCGAAGGGTTCTTCGAAACCGACCGTCCTCGCCAAAATCGGGAAGTACGACCTTTCTCTCGAGGAATTTGAACGTCAGTACATCCGCAACAACGGCGGTGAAGCCGCGGCGGCCCGATCCACGAACGCAGAGCGGCAGGAGTTTCTTGAACTGCTCATCAAGTACCGGCTGAAAGTACACGAAGCACGCGCGAAAGGCTACGACAAGGATGCGGAAATCGTGAAAGAGCTTCAGGAGTATCGCAACAGTCTCGCTCTTCCGTATTTCACCGAACGGGCGCTGATAGATCCGAAAATCCGCGAACTGCATGAGTTGCAGAAAGAAGAGATCCGCGCTGCCCACGTCCTCGTACGTGTCGTGAATGATTCCGAGGGCAACCCCGACACCACCGCTGCACTGAACAAAGCTCTCGATATTCTGCGCCAGGCGCGCGAAGGCGTGCCCTTCGACACGCTGGCAGCACGGCATTCGGATGATCGCGGTACCTCCGAGAAGGGCGGCGACCTGTTGTACTTCACGGCCGGCATGACGCTGCCGGCATTCGACAGAGCCGTGTATTCTCTGACCAAACCGGGCGAACTGTATCCCACTCCCGTGCGGACCATGTTCGGCTACCACGTCGTCAAGCTGATCGAACGCCGTCCCTCCCGCGGGGAGCTGCAGGTCAGTCATATCCTCGTGCGTACCAATCCGGACGAGCCCGGCGACACCACCACCGCGCTGCAGAAGCTCAATACCATTATCGACAGCATCAAACAGGGACACAGCTTCGCTGAACTCGCCACGCGCAATTCCGAGGATCCCGGTTCCGCCGCGAAAGGCGGTGATCTGGGCTGGGTCACGAGACGCAAGTTCGTACCCGAATTCGAACTCGTGGCCTTCGATCTGAAGGAGGGCGAACTCAGCCGTCCGGTGCGTACGCAATTCGGCTGGCATGTCATTACCATTACCGGCGAGCGTCCCCCGAAGTCTTTCGAAGACGCGAAGCAGGAGCTCAAAGAGCTGTACCGCCGCTACAGCTATGAAGAAGACAACAAGGCCTTCCTCCAGCAGATCTACGACGGTTACGGCATTACACTGAAAGATGACGTGCTGACGCAGTTGAAGTCGTCTGTGGACAGCACCGCCACGACCTCCGCGCCCGGCTGGTACAACAACATTGACGAGAAACTCAGGAAAGCGAAAGTCGCCACGTTCAAAGGCGGCGGTCTGACGATTGACGAGGCGATCCGTATCATCGAAAAGAATCAGGATTTGCAATCCAAGCCCCTGAATACACGTTCCCTTCGTGAAGTCATGGAACTCGCGGCGCAGAAGGAAGTGCTGCGTATCGAAACCGAGAACCTGGAGACGCGCTATCCTGAATTCGGCAGTCTCATGCAGGAATACCAGGAAGGCGTATTGCTCTTCAAAGCGGAACAGGATGCCGTGTGGAATCAGGTGAAAGTGGAAGAGGAACGCCTGAAAGCGTTTTGGGAACAGCACCGTAGCGAATACACCTGGCCGGATCGCGTGCGCTTCAGCGAAATCTTCGTCACCAGTGACAGTGTGTCCAAAGTGTTGCGCGACAGTCTCGACAAGGGCGTCCCCTTCGAGGAACTGGCCGAACGCCATACGCAGCGTGCCGGCTACAACAGCAAGCAAGGCGACTGGGGCTTGCAGCCCGTGGACGCCAACGAGCTGACCCGCCGTGTGCAGGGTATGCAGGACGGTTGGGTGGAAGGTCCGCACAAATTCCAGTACGGCTATTCCATCGTGAAGAAGACGGGCAAGGACCAGGCCCGCGAGAAAACGTTCGAAGAGGCGCAGTCGGAAGTTTCCAGCAAATTCCAGGAATTCGAAAGCAAGCGTCTCGAGAGCGAGTGGATCGAAGGACTTCGCAAAAAATACGGCGTCACCGTCAACAACGCCGTGCTTGAAAAAGCCTTCGGCACGCTGACACAGGGGCGTTCGTAA